A genome region from Cryptosporidium parvum Iowa II chromosome 8, whole genome shotgun sequence includes the following:
- a CDS encoding centrin, caltractin — translation TMKRRTSPTRKRGNEWPGLTDDEIEEIRKTFNLFDTDGSGTIDPKEMKAAMQSLGFESQNPTMYQLIADLDREGSSAIDFEEFLDAIASKLGDKDSREGIQKIFAMFDDDKTGSITLKNLKRVAHELGETMTDDELREMIERADSNGDGEISFEDFYSIMTKKTFV, via the coding sequence ACAATGAAGAGAAGAACATCACCAACTAGAAAGAGAGGAAATGAGTGGCCAGGTTTGActgatgatgaaattgaagaaataagaaaaaccttcaatttatttgatacTGATGGTTCTGGAACTATTGATCCAAAAGAAATGAAGGCAGCTATGCAAAGTTTGGGATTTGAAAGTCAGAATCCAACAATGTATCAATTGATCGCAGATTTGGATAGAGAAGGTTCTTCAGCCAtagattttgaagaatttttggATGCAATAGCATCAAAGCTTGGTGATAAGGATAGTAGAGAAGGGATTCAGAAGATATTTGCAATgtttgatgatgataaaaCGGGAAGTATTAcattgaagaatttgaaaagagTAGCGCACGAGTTAGGAGAGACAATGACTGACGATGAACTAAGAGAGATGATTGAGAGAGCAGATAGTAATGGAGATGGTGAAATTAGCTTTGAAGATTTCTATAGTATCATGACTAAAAAGACTTTTGtataa
- a CDS encoding SEC24C-like component of COPII coatamer of ER-golgi vesicles, giving the protein MRVYPNFSTSNYSQNGNSLPVNDIPNQTNNSSSIQSATQQPNIPQYVQNYSVINNKYNNGQTNNYLQNANNQQLNNNHQIQSNTNFTSNINQSYNYNTYNNPTNSQPQPVQQTTYPPPNNNSSIPTTGSSYNTAYGSQFPPKHEAKMNNPPMQTSTIAAPHPGSSTQFHQGQYQTNLQTQQQQYQQQQQQQQHLAENSTNLVTSLTKPVQSRVDPSQIPRPVFGNIIDKDCCIYESDKYLLPPNSLAEPHSMLIDRGNATGKFYKLTLNQIPSQHSILQSMKLPCAAIIQPFPLLNDFENPVPIVNSSSTIEPIRCLRCRAYANPFTCVSQNGSQCLCNFCGHTFDIPMDYLRLLQSQIKTQSYQSPNDDQNNYPEIYHGVVDYFAPASLGVTTTPELPCYCFVIEASSMALQGNVTNLILYCLKHIFTQLAQSSPESNVTLILYSREILLFPYQNLNENSKPPIKMCVVSDIMEPFLPCPLSELCVPVAQGLEFLHELIDRIPSLIAPHSTPHNAYFSAVSLATQIFKARNSTGSIFSFVSSVPNIGFAAINTKETNVAPKSPPRKTSKGMKPSLGFVSGYLVHNIQQLDTMVQACREINVSLDTFIVTKIIQGDYSTGEQGQGLTSPNANAGSAFGANSVPTSTFAYLSQHTGGKLRLFTEFPFEKIYRDIYQTLYSIFFVQNVAYDCTFKLRCSRGIAVSKIYAPWTAGGPTPDLSAFQIPKLDSNTAIAFLLRHEENLEQRKNVFLQAACLYTCKDKRQRLLRVLTISIPVTTSITTAFRYASIEPIINIYARMAAHHIVSKGQRGFSGSSGSTSVSSTGAIAAATSVVPGLPFSTNKNSSSILTAWKQETLNSIIDMLFSYREHCANTSSTGQLILPDSLKLTLIYVSSLFKHPSLMPLNTVLEFTVSEQLVGLYELLYASVSFTTATLYPRLYPLHHSLILSESNNELQKLESVGLPYQLTFQNDSSINTGNNTNNMMGMNASNTSSFQSSDAPIISRYWLNHSIACSGERILSDGIYVLENGKEIYLYFGPQVDSKVISEIFGVTSINFENFTKLSFPPEDYLPTMESNIGISKRISNVVQQIRNDRFSVNCYMPVVIVSPVSQNIEAKFKAMLVEDAYGFETTYVDFLCNVHKLVQSKIVDS; this is encoded by the coding sequence atgagaGTTTATCCAAATTTTAGTACATCAAATTACTCACAAAATGGAAATAGCTTACCAGTAAACGACATTCCTaatcaaacaaataattcatcttcaattCAAAGTGCAACTCAACAACCAAACATACCTCAGTATGTCCAAAATTACTCcgtaattaataataagtaTAATAATGGTCAGACGAATAATTACCTACAAAATGCTAATAACCAACAACTAAACAATAACCACCAGATTCAAAGTAACACTAATTTCACATCAAATATAAACCAGAGCTATAACTACAATACATATAACAATCCCACAAATTCACAACCACAACCTGTTCAACAAACTACATACCCCCCTCCTAACAACAATTCAAGCATTCCTACTACTGGCTCCTCATACAATACGGCCTATGGGAGCCAGTTCCCGCCCAAACATGAGGCAAAAATGAATAACCCGCCCATGCAAACAAGTACAATAGCGGCACCACATCCTGGTTCTTCCACACAGTTCCATCAGGGTCAGTATCAGACAAATTTGCAGACTCAACAACAGCAATatcaacaacaacaacaacaacaacaacattTGGCCGAAAATTCAACAAATCTTGTAACATCTTTAACTAAACCAGTACAATCTAGAGTGGATCCATCCCAGATACCAAGGCCAGTGTTTGGAAACATAATTGATAAGGATTGTTGTATCTATGAGAGTGACAAGTATTTACTTCCGCCAAATTCCTTGGCCGAACCTCATTCGATGTTGATAGATAGAGGTAATGCAACAGGAAAGTTTTATAAGTTAACTTTAAACCAAATTCCAAGTCAACACTCAATTTTGCAATCTATGAAACTTCCATGTGCAGCAATTATTCAACCTTTCCCTCTATTgaatgattttgaaaatccGGTACCTATTGTAAACTCCTCCTCTACTATAGAGCCAATCAGGTGTCTTAGATGTAGAGCATATGCAAATCCATTTACATGCGTTTCTCAAAATGGTAGTCAGTGTCTTTGTAACTTTTGTGGGCATACATTTGATATTCCCATGGACTACTTAAGATTACTACAATCACAAATCAAGACACAAAGCTATCAATCTCCAAATGATGATCAAAATAACTATCCTGAAATATATCATGGAGTTGTAGACTACTTTGCCCCAGCTAGTCTTGGTGTTACAACTACCCCAGAACTACCCTGCTACTGCTTTGTAATTGAAGCTTCTTCTATGGCATTACAAGGAAATGTTACAAATCTTATCCTTTATTGTCTTAAACATATTTTTACTCAACTGGCCCAAAGTTCACCAGAATCTAATGTTACTCTTATACTTTATTCAAGAGAAATCCTTTTATTCCCATATcagaatttgaatgaaaaCTCTAAACCTCCAATCAAAATGTGCGTAGTATCAGACATAATGGAGCCATTCCTACCTTGTCCTTTATCTGAGCTTTGTGTCCCAGTTGCACAAGGATTGGAATTTCTCCATGAACTCATTGATCGTATTCCATCTCTCATAGCCCCTCACTCAACTCCACATAATGCATACTTTTCAGCAGTTTCTCTTGCTActcaaatttttaaagcAAGAAATTCGACCGGTTCTATCTTTTCCTTTGTCAGTTCAGTACCAAATATTGGATTTGCTGCCATTAACACAAAGGAAACCAATGTGGCTCCCAAGTCCCCACCTCGAAAAACTTCTAAAGGAATGAAACCATCATTAGGATTTGTTTCTGGATATTTGGTACATAATATTCAACAGCTAGATACAATGGTTCAAGCTTGCAGAGAAATCAATGTCTCCCTTGACACATTTATTgtaacaaaaattattcaaggAGATTATTCAACAGGAGAGCAAGGTCAAGGTCTTACTAGTCCAAATGCAAATGCGGGGTCGGCTTTTGGCGCCAACTCTGTACCTACAAGTACATTTGCATATTTATCTCAACACACTGGTGGTAAATTACGTTTATTTACAGAATTTCCTTTTGAGAAGATTTACAGAGATATTTATCAAACTTTATATAGTATATTCTTTGTGCAAAATGTGGCCTATGATTGTACATTTAAACTGCGTTGCTCTAGAGGAATTGCAGTTTCTAAGATTTATGCACCATGGACTGCTGGTGGTCCGACTCCTGACCTTTCAGCCTTTCAAATTCCCAAGTTGGATAGTAATACTGCAATAGCATTTCTACTTCGTCATGAGGAGAATTTGgaacaaagaaaaaatgtcTTTCTACAAGCTGCTTGCTTATATACATGCAAAGATAAACGACAAAGACTGTTGAGAGTGCTTACCATATCTATTCCAGTTACTACTAGTATTACCACAGCTTTTAGATATGCTTCTATTGAaccaattattaatatatatgcTAGAATGGCTGCTCATCATATTGTTTCAAAAGGTCAAAGAGGTTTTTCTGGTTCTTCTGGATCTACTTCTGTAAGTTCAACAGGAGCTATAGCTGCAGCTACATCAGTAGTTCCTGGTCTTCCATTTTCTACTAACAAAAACTCCAGCTCAATTCTCACAGCTTGGAAGCAAGAAACTCTGAATTCAATTATCGATATGCTATTTTCTTATAGAGAACACTGTGCAAATACATCATCAACTGGCCAGCTCATTCTTCCTGATTCTCTTAAACTTACTTTGATTTAtgtttcatcattattcaAGCATCCTTCGTTAATGCCACTAAATACTGTTTTGGAATTTACTGTATCAGAACAGCTTGTTGGTTTATATGAGCTTCTTTATGCTTCAGTAAGCTTCACTACAGCAACTCTTTACCCAAGACTCTATCCTTTGCATCATTCTCTTATTTTATCCGAATCTAATAATGAGTTGCAAAAGCTTGAATCTGTTGGACTTCCTTACCAGCTTACCTTTCAAAATGATTCATCTATCAATACTGGAAATAATACCAATAATATGATGGGAATGAATGCTTCTAATACTAGCTCCTTCCAATCATCTGATGCTCCTATTATATCTAGATATTGGCTCAATCATTCAATTGCTTGTTCTGGAGAAAGAATACTTTCTGATGGAATTTATGTCCTAGAAAATGGGAAAGAAATCtatctttattttggaCCCCAAGTTGATTCTAAAGttatttcagaaattttCGGAGTCACTTCCATCAATTTTGAAAACTTTACTAAACTTTCTTTTCCACCTGAGGACTATTTACCTACAATGGAATCCAATATTGGTATTTCTAAACGTATCTCAAATGTGGTACAACAAATTAGAAACGATAGATTCTCTGTGAATTGTTATATGCCTGTTGTTATAGTTTCTCCCGTTTCTCAGAATATTGAAGCCAAGTTCAAGGCTATGTTGGTTGAAGATGCATATGGATTTGAAACTACTTATGTTGACTTTTTATGCAACGTACACAAATTGGTGCAAAGCAAAATTGTTGACTCCTAA
- a CDS encoding clathrin heavy chain, translating to MQNKGGIPITTNVLANLEELGINSSCFRFGSLTLEGDKYVGVKETSVDGGSQIVVIDTQSKGINRKPMKAESALIHPIENILVVRGRYEDNGCTVQIFNLDSKEKLGAFLFPESVVFWRWLTPRILAIVGDKGIYHWTIESGNSNSIPVRIFERAGKLAEQSTQIVGYQTDSGQRWCMLMGLCPVTNESTGSISVKGQLQLFSVEKRQQQLIEGFSGNFGELIVDDFVHSPASIVCFVEKKQEHSNARLHVMDISGQRAGSGEFGSSLSPPTPFKAVIELPTVDEGSAGGAHSFDFPIYTYVSSYFGVIFIITRGGILYIVEPTSNTLLYCNKVCQDSVFLGSPSRFHGICMANKKGLVLHITLNSSSVLTYIQSNPELSLNSNLLRWTQRYGYQGTDEFSIRMFNESIKRQDYQNACRVVSLNKNGSLRTPATLNHFKMVDSSNKLLFQYFTTVFKFHTLNQFESTEFCRLLLSPNSTSLISEFTSITQPLAFLQVLINEEKLAFSEELGDTLLQNGEKKLALKIFKKCTPQNPTKILQTLIEIGNFSHVSEFIREQRASNWPTITTDIRSLLNSLLIANNIDATVEFVKTVILPPAPSSQTDLANSTSAESLDLNIDKTSVVEIFVSHSRYKEITSILLDHLKANKPEDSALQTKLLEVNLLHAPQVAEALFQMDLFTHYDKHAIAALCEKAGLYERALENFSDMRDIRRILGVACGSLNTDWLANYLSKLSPRTRFDCLKELLLVCKNSSGAGGLVSMGGGLASNGALPGNGQAGLIGNSSSNSIALSNNNTVLQSVIQVCIKNVDNIGIENIITLFEQQGIWEGIYYVVGSNLTQYLSGNSLSSSGSTDSLNLSSESLIGDSGTQNRGGAGVVLAGSGRLPSSNTGSVNGGTGSFSTFIVFKYIEASVHLGQIQEAERICRDFPQSYEPEQVIEYFKSIKMSDLRPLIWVCDLHHRVEELISYLYHMSLYKYIQVYTLKINPSQTPLVIGTLIDLDGSEDLVKSLLQEIKTLGSSFSFGELIQQAENRNRLKLLLSWLEERVQEGYQDPALHNALAKIYIDMNKDSENFLKTNPHYDAKTIGDYCEDRDPYLAYIAYRKAWGQCDDEIIQVTYKNDLYRLLARYLVERQDLDLWNKVLGNSSNSIEPVVNEQCRQAIIDQVTSSILPEFYNKSEEISCVIRAFINAEVPNSLLEVLEKIIFHVNNTEFSQNKNLQNLLLLTSIKIDVRRLDDYVLRLDNYDAKEVAKVAIDHGLYSHAFQIYKKFSFNNEAVETLLMISKLELLKNEGIEIDGQGSEFMKNLDSMISIEKLANMDLSKVQDFASYCNDNSVWDVLGQQYLKISRTKDAVDCFIKSENTRDYRLIIEHCLSVKAYRELLGYLQMVRRLKDSRTSKDPIVDTELAYCMSKLELLQDLQSFLQGINTVQLQKIGDRLMDEQDYRYSIIFYQAIPNYSRLTSCYIQLGEYNNALETAKKANSPKTWKELLQICMQIGESELAHQAGLNIIVYPDYCEDVVSEYEKKGLTAELLTLLEGAIQNTDRANGSLFTELGILYAKYTPEKLMDYCSSYSGRINIPKLTRICEQRQLWNEVVYLYLQYQEFDQAVLTVISHPKEAWKNDQFLSILQNVTNVDILYKSMTFYLQEHPELLNSLLMLTLKPKKSSEMIPKSNSSDISDYSPTKSTSGAHSQSGTGRSGSNFDLANITTRFIQQYFSQGLSSTSSNTVGPITGISPRPSVGKESGTQSGSNYDISIIQEFLESISDENIQVVNEALINLYIEKVEVEKLMKLILTCDNYDQAKLSARLEKHPMNDLRKLAVKILDKNSNYQQALSICQKEMLIDEAILVVYKSGNVALIEELLEFLLSNNKKENFVACLYTCYEFLRPDTVMEMAWKHNCLDATMPFFIQSLRDMTNRIDVLEKKLETLQITDIATTASGGHPSVSNSQNISSCVDMGPNSSISPGLISSHHHVNNNNSNNNSNSNSSNTINNNYHLMSNNKLIFH from the coding sequence ATGCAGAACAAGGGAGGAATCCCTATTACTACCAATGTATTGGCAAATTTGGAGGAACTTGGAATCAATTCATCATGTTTTCGATTTGGTAGCCTGACATTGGAAGGAGATAAATATGTCGGTGTAAAGGAAACAAGTGTTGATGGCGGTTCACAGATTGTTGTGATTGATACTCAATCTAAAGGAATAAATAGAAAGCCAATGAAAGCAGAAAGCGCTTTAATACATCccattgaaaatattctaGTAGTCAGAGGAAGATATGAAGATAATGGTTGTACAGTCCAAATCTTTAATCTAGACTCTAAAGAGAAGCTTGGAGCATTCTTATTTCCTGAATCTGTAGTATTTTGGAGATGGTTGACTCCAAGAATTCTAGCAATTGTTGGTGATAAGGGTATATATCACTGGACAATAGAATCAGGAAATTCTAATTCAATTCCTGTTCGAATTTTTGAGAGAGCTGGAAAATTAGCAGAACAATCAACTCAAATTGTTGGATATCAGACAGACTCTGGCCAAAGATGGTGTATGCTTATGGGACTTTGCCCAGTAACAAATGAGTCAACTGGGTCAATTTCCGTTAAAGGCCAGcttcaattattttcagtAGAAAAACGTCAACAACAACTTATTGAAGGGTTTTCTGGTAACTTTGGAGAGCTTATTGTTGATGATTTTGTACATTCTCCAGCATCAATTGTCTGCTTTGTCGAGAAGAAACAAGAACATTCAAATGCTAGACTTCATGTAATGGATATTTCAGGCCAAAGAGCAGGATCTGGTGAATTCGGGTCATCATTATCTCCTCCAACACCATTCAAAGCTGTTATTGAACTTCCAACTGTAGATGAAGGCTCAGCTGGAGGTGCACATAGCTTTGACTTTCCAATATATACTTATGTTTCAAGTTACTTTGGAGtcatattcattattacaAGAGGTGGAATTCTGTATATCGTGGAGCCAACATCAAATACTTTGCTTTATTGCAATAAGGTCTGCCAGGATTCTGTGTTTTTAGGTTCTCCAAGCCGTTTTCACGGGATTTGTATGGCAAATAAAAAAGGACTGGTTCTCCATATTACTTTAAATAGCTCATCAGTTCTTACATATATCCAATCAAATCCTGAATTATCTCTAAATTCAAATCTTCTTAGATGGACTCAGAGGTACGGTTATCAGGGAACAGATGAATTCTCAATTAGGATGTTCAATGAATCAATTAAGAGACAAGACTATCAAAATGCTTGTAGAGTTGTTTCtcttaataaaaatggGAGCTTAAGAACTCCTGCAACTCTTAATCACTTCAAAATGGTTGATTCTTCGAATAAGTTATTATTCCAGTACTTTACAACTGTATTCAAATTTCACACTTTAAACCAATTTGAAAGTACTGAGTTTTGTAGACTATTACTTTCTCCAAATTCTACAAGTttaatttcagaatttaCCTCCATTACACAACCTTTAGCTTTCTTACAAGTCCtaataaatgaagaaaagtTAGCTTTCTCTGAAGAACTTGGAGATACACTACTTCAGAATGGCGAAAAGAAACTTGCTCTTaagatttttaaaaaatgtaCTCCTCAAAATCCAACCAAAATCTTACAAACACTTATTGAAATTGGTAATTTCTCACATGTTTCAGAATTTATTCGTGAACAGAGAGCTTCAAACTGGCCTACTATTACTACTGATATCAGGTCATTACTCAACAGTCTTTTAATTGCTAACAATATTGATGCTACTGTTGAGTTTGTTAAAACAGTTATACTCCCTCCTGCTCCTTCATCCCAAACAGATCTGGCCAATTCCACCTCTGCTGAATCTCTTGATCTTAATATAGATAAAACTTCAGTCGTTGAGATTTTTGTATCCCATTCTAGATATAAGGAAATCACTTCTATCCTTCTAGACCATCTCAAAGCTAATAAACCAGAAGATTCTGCCCTCCAAACAAAACTACTTGAAGTTAATCTCCTTCATGCTCCACAAGTTGCTGAAGCCCTTTTCCAAATGGACCTTTTCACTCATTATGACAAGCATGCAATTGCCGCCCTTTGCGAAAAGGCGGGTCTCTATGAGAGGGCTCTTGAGAATTTCTCTGACATGCGTGATATAAGGAGAATATTAGGAGTAGCTTGTGGGAGTTTAAATACCGATTGGCTGGCAAATTACTTATCTAAATTAAGTCCAAGGACAAGATTTGATTGTTTGAAGGAGCTACTGTTGGTTTGCAAGAATAGTAGTGGGGCAGGTGGATTAGTTTCCATGGGAGGTGGATTAGCGTCTAATGGAGCATTACCAGGTAATGGACAAGCAGGGTTAATAGGAAACAGTTCATCAAATTCGATAGCattaagtaataataacacCGTTTTACAGAGTGTCATTCAGGTATGTATTAAGAATGTGGATAATATAGGAATagagaatattattactttatttGAACAACAGGGAATTTGGGAAGGCATTTACTATGTTGTAGGGTCAAATCTGACTCAGTATTTATCTGGAAATAGCTTATCTTCATCTGGTTCTACTGattctttgaatttgtCTAGTGAAAGCTTAATAGGAGATTCTGGTACTCAAAATAGAGGAGGGGCTGGAGTGGTTCTGGCAGGATCGGGAAGATTACCATCTTCTAATACAGGATCGGTTAATGGTGGAACAGGATCATTTTCTACCTTTATTGTATTCAAGTATATTGAAGCTTCAGTCCATCTTGGCCAGATCCAAGAGGCTGAGAGGATTTGCAGGGATTTCCCACAATCTTACGAACCAGAACAAGTCATCGAGTACTTTAAGAGCATTAAGATGAGCGATTTAAGACCATTAATTTGGGTTTGTGATCTTCATCACCGTGTAGAAGAATTGATTAGTTACTTGTACCATATGTCACTTTATAAGTACATACAGGTTTATACTTTGAAGATTAATCCAAGTCAAACTCCTTTGGTTATCGGTACCTTAATAGATCTTGATGGATCTGAGGATTTAGTTAAATCTCTTTTACAAGAGATCAAGACTTTAGGATCCTCATTCTCCTTTGGAGAGCTAATTCAACAAGCAGAAAACAGAAATCGTCTCAAGTTATTGTTATCTTGGCTTGAAGAAAGAGTTCAAGAAGGGTACCAAGATCCAGCTTTACATAATGCTTTGGCAAAGATTTATATTGATATGAATAAGGATTCCGAGAATTTCCTTAAGACTAATCCTCATTATGACGCAAAAACTATTGGAGATTATTGTGAAGATAGAGATCCTTATCTTGCATATATTGCTTATAGAAAGGCTTGGGGACAATGCgatgatgaaattataCAAGTTACCTacaaaaatgatttatatCGTTTATTAGCTAGGTACCTTGTTGAACGTCAAGATCTTGATCTTTGGAATAAAGTTTTGGGAAATTCTTCGAATTCTATTGAACCTGTTGTTAATGAGCAGTGTAGACAAGCTATTATTGATCAGGTTacttcttcaatattaccAGAGTTCTATAATAAATCTGAAGAAATTAGCTGTGTAATTAGGGCATTTATTAATGCAGAGGTACCgaattcattattagaaGTTTTGGAGAAGATTATCTTCCATGTTAATAACACTGAATTTTCTCAGAATAAGAACcttcaaaatcttcttttattaacttCTATTAAGATAGATGTTCGAAGATTGGATGATTACGTACTCAGATTAGATAATTATGATGCTAAGGAGGTGGCCAAAGTTGCAATAGATCATGGGCTTTATTCACATGCTTTTCAGATCTATAAGAAGttctcttttaataatgagGCTGTTGAGACcttattaatgatttcaAAGCTTGAATTGTTAAAGAATGAGGGTATTGAAATTGATGGACAAGGATCTGAGTTTATGAAAAACTTGGATTCTATGATTAGTATTGAAAAATTGGCTAATATGGATCTATCTAAGGTTCAGGATTTTGCATCCTATTGCAATGATAACTCTGTTTGGGATGTTCTTGGTCAACAATATCTAAAGATTTCTCGAACAAAGGACGCTGTTGATTGCTTTATTAAATCTGAGAACACCAGAGATTATAGACTTATTATTGAACATTGTCTCTCAGTTAAAGCTTATCGAGAACTATTGGGGTATTTACAAATGGTTCGAAGATTGAAAGATTCTAGAACATCCAAAGACCCAATTGTTGATACAGAATTAGCTTACTGTATGTCTAAGTTGGAGCTTTTGCAAGATCTCCAAAGCTTCTTACAAGGTATTAACACAGTACAACTTCAAAAAATTGGAGATAGACTTATGGATGAACAAGATTATAGATACTCAATCATTTTCTATCAGGCAATACCAAATTACTCAAGGCTTACTAGTTGCTATATTCAACTTGGAGAGTACAATAACGCTTTGGAAACTGCTAAGAAGGCAAACTCTCCTAAAACTTGGAAGGAGCTTTTGCAGATTTGTATGCAGATTGGTGAATCTGAGTTAGCACATCAAGCTGGACTTAACATAATAGTGTATCCAGATTACTGTGAGGATGTGGTATCTGAATATGAGAAGAAGGGTCTCACAGCTGAGCTTCTAACTCTATTAGAAGGAGCTATTCAAAACACAGATCGTGCTAATGGTAGCCTTTTCACAGAACTTGGAATACTTTATGCAAAGTATACTCCTGAAAAGCTTATGGATTATTGTTCTTCTTACTCAGGAAGAATTAACATCCCAAAGCTTACTAGGATCTGTGAGCAAAGACAGCTTTGGAATGAGGTGGTATACCTTTACCTCCAATATCAAGAGTTTGATCAAGCAGTTTTAACAGTAATAAGTCATCCAAAAGAGGCATGGAAGAATGATCAATTCCTAAGTATACTACAAAACGTTACAAATGTGGATATTCTCTATAAATCAATGACTTTCTATCTACAAGAGCATCCAGAATTGCTAAATAGTTTATTAATGTTAACTTTAAAGCCTAAAAAAAGTTCTGAAATGATACCAAAGTCGAACTCTAGTGATATATCAGACTATTCTCCCACTAAATCAACAAGTGGAGCTCATAGTCAATCAGGGACAGGAAGATCTGGAAGCAATTTTGATCTTGCTAATATTACTACTAGATTTATTCAACAGTATTTTAGTCAAGGACTTTCTTCAACAAGCTCTAATACAGTGGGTCCAATTACAGGGATTTCTCCAAGACCTTCAGTTGGGAAAGAAAGTGGAACACAGAGTGGATCTAATTAcgatatttcaataattcaagaattCTTAGAATCTATTAGTGATGAGAACATTCAAGTTGTGAATGAGGCtttgattaatttataCATAGAGAAGGTGGAAGTTGAAAAgctgatgaaattaattttaactTGCGACAACTATGACCAGGCAAAACTTTCAGCCAGATTAGAAAAGCATCCAATGAATGATTTAAGAAAACTTGCAGTGAAGATCTTAGATaagaattcaaattatcaACAAGCTCTTTCAATTTGTCAGAAAGAGATGCTAATAGATGAAGCAATCTTAGTGGTTTACAAGAGTGGCAATGTTGCTCTTATTGAAGAACTTTTGGAATTCCTCCTTAGTAATAACAAGAAGGAGAACTTTGTAGCTTGTTTATATACATGCTATGAGTTTTTAAGACCAGATACTGTAATGGAAATGGCTTGGAAACATAATTGTCTGGATGCTACAATGCCATTTTTCATACAAAGTCTTAGAGATATGACCAATAGAATTGATGTCCTTGAAAAGAAGCTTGAAACTCTTCAAATTACTGACATTGCAACTACGGCTTCTGGCGGTCATCCAAGTGTTTCTAACTCACAAAACATTTCAAGTTGCGTTGACATGGGGCCcaattcttcaatttctccTGGTCTGATTTCATCTCATCATCATGTGAACAATAACAAcagtaataataactcAAATTCTAACTCTTCCaatacaataaataataattatcatCTAATGTCAAACAATAAATTAATCTTTCACTAG